A window of the Natrinema salifodinae genome harbors these coding sequences:
- a CDS encoding TIGR00341 family protein — protein MRLLTVLAASQASTDEVRTVLERYDLEYSLTDHTDGEHRTITVPVPAHAIETLEDDLASVAGDVAIVVEEPMAIVGSGWDDSPARRGEWLSFERISRSELRSKARSQLPSLVIFAAMTAISGVVATTGVLLDSLAVLVGAMVIAPLLGPAMASSVATVLDERRLFVRGVKLQLVGIGVAMTSALAFATFARTSTVVTAAVDLEASLGLGSHGLPPSLLVTVAVCSGIAGGLGMATTGITDLIGVMIAAAIMPPIGVVGVGVAWQEPAAVLGSLVVVAVNLIAINVGAIATLWTVGFHPPDRARIRTTRGAILRRLALLTALLLAAIRLLGAVSDGL, from the coding sequence ATGCGACTCCTGACGGTGCTTGCCGCCTCGCAGGCGAGTACCGACGAGGTCAGGACCGTCCTCGAGCGCTACGATCTCGAGTACAGCCTCACGGATCACACCGACGGCGAGCACCGAACGATCACCGTCCCCGTGCCCGCCCACGCGATCGAGACCCTGGAGGACGACCTGGCGTCGGTCGCCGGCGACGTCGCCATCGTCGTCGAGGAGCCGATGGCGATCGTCGGCAGCGGGTGGGACGACTCGCCCGCCCGGCGCGGCGAGTGGCTCTCGTTCGAGCGCATCTCCCGGAGCGAACTCCGGTCGAAGGCTCGCTCGCAGTTGCCCTCGCTGGTCATCTTCGCCGCGATGACGGCGATCAGCGGCGTCGTCGCCACCACGGGCGTCCTGCTGGACTCGCTGGCAGTTCTGGTCGGCGCGATGGTGATCGCGCCGCTGCTGGGCCCGGCGATGGCCTCGAGCGTTGCAACCGTCCTCGACGAGCGCCGGCTGTTCGTCCGCGGCGTCAAACTCCAACTCGTCGGCATCGGCGTGGCGATGACCAGCGCCCTCGCGTTCGCGACGTTCGCGCGGACGTCGACGGTCGTCACGGCCGCGGTCGACCTCGAGGCCAGTCTCGGCCTGGGCAGCCACGGCCTCCCGCCGTCGCTGCTCGTGACCGTCGCGGTCTGTTCCGGCATCGCCGGCGGCCTCGGGATGGCGACGACCGGCATCACGGACCTCATCGGCGTGATGATCGCGGCCGCGATCATGCCCCCGATCGGCGTCGTCGGCGTCGGCGTCGCCTGGCAGGAACCCGCGGCGGTGCTCGGCTCGCTCGTCGTCGTCGCGGTCAACCTCATCGCGATCAACGTCGGCGCGATCGCGACGCTGTGGACCGTGGGGTTTCACCCACCGGACCGCGCCCGAATCAGGACGACGCGGGGCGCGATCCTCCGCCGGCTCGCCCTGCTGACGGCGCTGTTGCTGGCCGCCATTCGACTCCTCGGGGCCGTCTCCGACGGCCTCTGA
- a CDS encoding permease translates to MLPAIPIPTDVSGLALAQGRPFVAPALAVIEHGQFRWASVAGRPIGTAVAFGAPVPDANGGGLDLAARLVGLLGAFLLRLLEAAVIAFEMAWETWWALVLGFTITGAVQEFVAEDRLTDFLGDDGWREVGYGALFGASSSSCSFSAVATTRSLFTKGASAAASLGAFQFASTDLVLELALVVLLLLGWQFAVAEIFGGLVAIAVLAVIYRRFVPRPWVDRAREHAQALDETECATCGMAADPTDEETIDATFDGERRYFCCSGCRNAYDPATDREAVTAGPELLSGDRWRSAIANAIREWDMLWRDIAIGFVIAGLLAALVPTAWWTAVFGVGAEGSLTRLVSNVVLGAVVGVLTFLCSVGNVPFAVVLWQNGVSFGGVLAFIFADLLILPLVRTYRRYYGTRMAAVISVAFFLAATTAGLAVELVFTALGLVPPAGAVGGTVSGTYTALFNVVALPIFAGQVYVALDPHQRARIGKRLAPHVAGVLIRTHQLLERLAYALEDRGLK, encoded by the coding sequence ATGCTCCCAGCAATACCCATCCCCACTGACGTGTCCGGCCTCGCGCTTGCCCAGGGACGACCGTTCGTCGCGCCGGCGCTGGCGGTGATCGAACACGGACAGTTCCGGTGGGCGTCGGTCGCCGGACGGCCGATCGGCACCGCAGTCGCGTTCGGCGCCCCCGTCCCGGACGCCAACGGGGGCGGCCTTGACCTCGCAGCCAGGCTGGTCGGACTGCTCGGTGCGTTCTTGCTCCGCCTGCTCGAGGCCGCGGTCATCGCGTTCGAGATGGCCTGGGAGACCTGGTGGGCGCTCGTGCTCGGCTTTACGATCACCGGCGCTGTCCAGGAGTTCGTCGCCGAGGACCGGCTCACCGACTTCCTCGGCGACGACGGCTGGCGGGAGGTCGGCTACGGTGCCCTCTTCGGCGCCTCCTCATCGAGTTGCTCGTTCTCCGCAGTGGCGACGACCCGGTCGCTGTTCACCAAGGGCGCGTCGGCCGCGGCCAGCCTGGGCGCGTTCCAGTTCGCGAGCACGGACCTGGTGCTCGAACTCGCGCTCGTGGTCCTCCTCCTGCTCGGCTGGCAGTTCGCCGTCGCGGAGATTTTCGGCGGTCTTGTCGCCATCGCCGTCCTGGCGGTGATCTACCGCCGGTTCGTCCCCCGGCCGTGGGTCGACCGGGCGCGAGAGCACGCGCAGGCGCTCGATGAGACCGAGTGTGCGACCTGCGGGATGGCCGCGGACCCAACCGACGAAGAGACGATCGACGCGACGTTCGACGGCGAGCGGCGGTACTTCTGCTGTTCCGGCTGCCGCAACGCGTACGATCCGGCGACCGATCGCGAGGCCGTCACCGCCGGCCCCGAACTCCTCTCGGGCGATCGCTGGCGGTCGGCGATCGCGAACGCGATCCGCGAGTGGGACATGCTCTGGCGGGACATCGCGATCGGCTTCGTCATCGCCGGTCTGCTGGCCGCGCTCGTCCCGACCGCCTGGTGGACCGCCGTCTTCGGCGTCGGCGCCGAGGGCAGTCTCACCCGCCTGGTCTCGAACGTCGTTCTCGGCGCCGTCGTCGGCGTCCTGACGTTCCTCTGTTCGGTGGGAAACGTCCCCTTCGCGGTCGTCCTCTGGCAGAACGGCGTCTCGTTCGGCGGCGTCCTCGCGTTCATCTTCGCGGACCTGCTGATCCTGCCGCTGGTCCGCACCTACCGGCGGTACTACGGGACCCGCATGGCCGCCGTGATCTCCGTCGCGTTCTTCCTCGCGGCGACGACGGCCGGGCTCGCCGTCGAACTCGTCTTCACTGCCCTGGGCCTCGTGCCGCCCGCGGGCGCGGTTGGCGGCACGGTCTCCGGGACCTACACCGCCCTGTTCAACGTCGTCGCCCTCCCGATCTTCGCGGGCCAGGTCTACGTGGCCCTCGACCCCCACCAGCGCGCCCGCATCGGGAAGCGACTCGCGCCCCACGTCGCCGGCGTCCTCATCCGTACCCACCAGCTCCTCGAGCGGCTCGCCTACGCGCTCGAGGACCGCGGACTGAAGTGA
- a CDS encoding cytochrome c oxidase subunit I, whose protein sequence is MRRSSTPRRAIRSVGTVLAGRSGVDHRRLGRWHLAFALAMGLWGGLDALLLRTALLTPRLARWPAETYNAFFTTHGLTMLFLFALPAIWGFAYAAVPPLIAADGVASPTLGALAFWLQIPAALSLRAGAVGGVLGVAGFEPVAIGWTLYPPLSVRSPNPAIDAVLVGLLLVAVGTALTAANLVVTIRRNREVRWLDVDTFTWTVVTAAAMAVVAFPVLAAAVALLLADRALETVLIGDGGLLGWQHLFWFFAHPLVYVLVLPPMGIVSHVLPRFAGRRLFGRRSSVYSTLAIGVVSFTVWAHHMFVTGMSPAVRTVFMLTTLAVALPSSAKLCTWLVTLWGGSIRYTAPMLAALAAVGFFVVGGVTGVFLAAPPINIRYTGTYYVVAHFHLLLAGFVGLALLAGAYYWYPLLTGRRLEPGLARLHVWLTVVGIAVTFGALLLVGLAALPRRVATYPARYAPLHQLATVGTYVIVAGQAAFLWNLGRSVRTGEPASADPWDLEGGPSHTREWRRR, encoded by the coding sequence ATGAGGCGCTCCTCGACGCCGCGGCGTGCGATCCGGAGCGTCGGAACCGTACTCGCGGGTCGCTCGGGCGTCGACCACCGGCGGCTCGGTCGCTGGCACCTCGCGTTCGCGCTGGCGATGGGTCTCTGGGGCGGGCTCGACGCCCTCCTCCTCCGGACGGCGCTGCTCACGCCGCGCCTGGCCCGGTGGCCGGCCGAGACCTACAACGCCTTCTTCACCACCCACGGGCTGACGATGCTGTTCCTGTTCGCGCTGCCGGCGATCTGGGGGTTCGCGTACGCCGCAGTCCCGCCGCTGATCGCGGCCGACGGCGTCGCGTCGCCGACGCTCGGCGCGCTGGCGTTCTGGCTGCAGATCCCCGCCGCGCTGTCGCTGCGTGCGGGCGCCGTCGGCGGCGTCCTCGGCGTGGCGGGATTCGAACCGGTCGCGATCGGGTGGACGCTGTACCCCCCGCTGAGCGTCCGGTCGCCGAACCCCGCGATCGACGCCGTGCTCGTCGGCCTCCTGCTGGTCGCCGTCGGAACGGCGCTGACGGCGGCGAACCTCGTCGTCACGATCCGGCGGAATCGCGAGGTTCGGTGGCTCGACGTCGACACCTTCACCTGGACGGTGGTGACGGCCGCGGCGATGGCGGTCGTCGCCTTCCCCGTCCTGGCCGCCGCCGTCGCGCTGTTGCTCGCCGATCGGGCGCTCGAGACCGTGCTGATCGGCGACGGCGGCCTACTCGGCTGGCAGCACCTGTTCTGGTTCTTCGCCCACCCGCTGGTGTACGTGCTCGTGTTACCCCCGATGGGGATCGTCAGCCATGTCCTCCCACGGTTCGCCGGCCGCCGGCTGTTCGGTCGGCGCTCGTCGGTCTACTCGACGCTCGCGATCGGCGTCGTCTCCTTCACCGTCTGGGCCCACCACATGTTCGTGACGGGTATGAGCCCCGCCGTGCGAACGGTCTTCATGCTCACCACGCTGGCGGTGGCCCTCCCGAGTTCGGCGAAACTCTGCACCTGGCTCGTCACGCTGTGGGGCGGTTCGATCCGCTATACCGCTCCGATGCTCGCCGCCCTCGCCGCGGTCGGCTTCTTCGTCGTCGGCGGCGTCACCGGCGTCTTCCTCGCCGCGCCGCCGATCAACATTCGCTACACCGGGACCTACTACGTCGTCGCGCACTTCCACCTGCTGCTGGCCGGCTTCGTCGGCCTGGCGCTCCTCGCCGGCGCCTACTACTGGTACCCCCTGCTGACCGGCCGCCGGCTCGAGCCGGGCCTGGCCCGCCTGCACGTCTGGCTCACCGTCGTCGGGATCGCCGTGACGTTCGGCGCGCTCCTGCTCGTCGGCCTCGCGGCGTTACCCCGGCGCGTCGCGACCTATCCGGCGAGGTACGCGCCGCTGCACCAGCTCGCGACCGTCGGGACCTACGTCATCGTGGCCGGCCAGGCGGCCTTCCTCTGGAACCTCGGTCGATCGGTCCGGACGGGCGAGCCGGCGTCGGCGGATCCGTGGGATCTCGAGGGCGGCCCGTCGCACACGCGCGAGTGGCGGCGTCGATAG